One part of the Vicia villosa cultivar HV-30 ecotype Madison, WI linkage group LG6, Vvil1.0, whole genome shotgun sequence genome encodes these proteins:
- the LOC131610230 gene encoding probable xyloglucan endotransglucosylase/hydrolase protein 32 encodes MALFLFAILILMPSYTNAYWPPSPGYWPSSKFQSMSFYKGFRNLWGPQHQRLEQNGLTIWLDRNSGSGFKSVRPFRSGYFGASIKLQPGYTAGVITAFYLSNNEAHPGYHDEVDIEFLGTTFGKPYTLQTNVYIRGSGDGKIIGREVKFHLWFDPTKGFHHYAILWSPKEIIFLVDDVPIRRYPRKSDTTFPIRPMWLYGSIWDASSWATEDGKYKADYKYQPFVAHYTNFKASGCTAYAPRWCRPVSASPYGSGGLNSQQNNAMRWVQRYHMVYNYCQDSKRDHRLTPECWG; translated from the exons ATGGCTCTCTTTCTCTTTGCTATTTTAATCTTAATGCCATCTTATACCAATGCTTATTGGCCACCTTCACCTGGTTACTGGCCAAGTTCAAAGTTCCAGTCTATGAGCTTTTATAAAGGTTTTAGAAATCTTTGGGGACCTCAGCACCAAAGACTAGAACAAAATGGATTGACAATTTGGCTTGATAGAAACTCGGGAAGTGGATTCAAATCGGTTCGGCCGTTCCGATCCGGGTATTTCGGTGCTTCCATTAAGCTTCAACCTGGTTATACTGCAGGAGTCATAACTGCTTTCTAT CTATCAAACAATGAAGCACATCCGGGTTACCATGATGAAGTGGACATTGAGTTTCTAGGGACAACATTTGGAAAGCCTTATACTTTGCAAACGAATGTTTATATAAGAGGGAGTGGTGATGGGAAAATTATAGGTAGAGAAGTCAAGTTTCATCTTTGGTTTGATCCTACCAAAGGTTTTCATCACTATGCTATACTTTGGAGTCCTAAGGAAATAAT ATTCCTAGTGGATGATGTGCCTATAAGGAGGTACCCTCGGAAGAGTGACACAACATTTCCAATAAGACCAATGTGGCTTTATGGTTCAATTTGGGATGCTTCATCATGGGCAACAGAAGATGGAAAATACAAAGCTGATTACAAGTATCAACCATTTGTGGCACACTATACAAACTTCAAAGCTAGTGGTTGCACAGCTTATGCACCTCGGTGGTGTCGGCCGGTTTCGGCTTCGCCGTATGGTTCTGGTGGATTGAACTCACAGCAGAATAATGCAATGAGATGGGTGCAAAGGTATCATATGGTTTATAATTATTGTCAAGACTCAAAAAGAGATCATAGATTAACACCTGAATGTTGGGGTTGA
- the LOC131610229 gene encoding uncharacterized protein LOC131610229 — translation MSFPFNNLPYFHIDLGNSDESEIPTREDLMDAGADPRFVNLVFNGHSGDEEEEEEEEEEEEDEDDEEYVPAVPSARVSHGLRNPTSEEVIVVLDDEGHNSVEDERNKRRRTEGGEASSSLPPIESADDSQETDWNRTEVDGLICPICMDAWTDDGDHHVCCLPCGHIYGMSCIKKWLKQRSNSGKCPQCNMKCSMKDVRKLYASRVVAVDEESQKRIQLLETKCASLQSKDGDWRKKEVGWKKREAALDFDVKNLRERNTYLEQLVLDMQSRQSGLMDASGNSQWGYESERNYNTMSHGKGSFCNFVFQKAFQLEGARIFDMDTYNQIVLIAHKPKAIGDVHLLSKMSLISPFEMQDIVLPSSANGVRDLHISPFDNRQALYASLGKKLSVLSFDSGTTVLNYNLQVPAWSCSWDRNNTHYVYAGLQNGSVLVFDTRQTAGPLKYLAGLTSNPVHSLQSLAQTSSLPSGARSILSASAIGPCQWNIDSEERFVFPEPYNPDDYDQGVCISLAYCLSSDDIVVSYRPKFNSAVEVPPSQSWPPPTYVTGQGVQGSHVLLNRTDRDNYQKMGSSNANVSDIRLPKSVIIDTQNQNRLFASVDEATCDLVLQELPSFRTIQQFKMPAQVRDIRYSPSHGMLGCLTENSLQLFRTNLQ, via the exons ATGAGTTTCCCTTTCAACAATTTGCCCTACTTTCATATCGATTTGGGCAACTCCGACGAGTCCGAAATTCCGACCAGAGAAGACCTCATGGATGCCGGAGCAGATCCTCGATTCgtcaatttagtatttaacggACACTCCGGcgacgaggaagaggaagaggaagaggaggaggaagaagaagacgaagatgaTGAAGAGTATGTTCCCGCTGTGCCGTCGGCTAGGGTTTCTCACGGTCTCCGGAATCCTACATCAGAAGAAGTAATAGTTGTTCTCGACGACGAAGGACATAATTCAGTTGAAGACGAAAGAAACAAACGCCGCAGAACTGAAGGAGGAGAGGCTTCGTCTTCTTTACCCCCAATCGAAAGCGCCGACGACAGTCAAGAGACTGACTGGAACCGCACTGAGGTTGACGGCCTCATTTGCCCTATTTGTATGGATGCTTGGACCGATGATGGCGATCATCACGTCTG TTGTCTTCCTTGTGGACACATTTATGGCATGTCTTGCATCAAAAAATGGCTTAAACAGCGAAGCAATTCGGGGAAG TGTCCTCAATGTAATATGAAATGTTCGATGAAGGATGTGAGGAAACTCTATGCTTCCAGAGTAGTTGCTGTTGATGAAGAATCTCAGAAG AGAATTCAGTTACTTGAGACCAAATGTGCTTCTCTTCAGAGTAAG GATGGTGATTGGCGCAAGAAAGAAGTAGGATGGAAGAAGAGAGAAGCTGCATTGGATTTTGATGTTAAGAATCTCAGGGAG AGAAATACTTATTTGGAGCAGCTGGTACTAGATATGCAGAGTAGACAATCAGGATTAATGGATGCCAGTGGGAACTCTCAATGGGGATATGAATCTG AGCGAAACTATAACACAATGTCCCATGGAAAAGGATCATTTTGCAATTTTGTATTTCAG AAAGCATTTCAACTGGAAGGTGCTCGCATATTTGATATGGACACTTACAATCAAATTGTATTAATCGCACATAAGCCAAAAGCAATAGGTGATGTGCACTTGCTATCTAAA ATGAGCTTAATATCTCCATTTGAGATGCAAGATATTGTACTGCCTTCATCTGCAAATGGTGTTAGAGACCTGCACATTTCTCCTTTTGATAATAGACAGGCCCTCTATGCTTCATTAGGGAAGAAATTATCAGTGCTCAG CTTTGACAGTGGCACCACTGTTCTCAATTATAATCTACAG GTTCCTGCTTGGTCCTGCTCATGGGATCGTAACAATACACATTACGTATATGCTGGACTACAG AATGGTTCTGTTCTGGTGTTTGACACGAGACAAACTGCAGGACCCTTAAAATATTTAGCTGGGTTAACTAGCAACCCTGTTCACAGTTTGCAGTCTCTTGCACAAACATCGAGTCTTCCTTCTGGTGCCAGAAGCATCCTATCCGCCTCTGCCATCGGGCCTTGTCAATGGAACATTGATTCTGAAGAACG GTTTGTTTTTCCCGAGCCTTATAATCCCGATGATTATGATCAAGGAGTTTGTATATCCCTTGCCTATTGCCTGAGCAGTGATGACATTGTTGTTTCATACCGTCCAAAGTTCAACTCCGCTGTGGAGGTGCCTCCTTCTCAATCATGGCCCCCTCCTACTTATGTTACTGGACAAGGAGTACAGGGTTCTCATGTATTGTTAAACAGAACTGACAGGGATAATTACCAAAAGATGGGTTCCTCGAATGCCAATGTCAGTGATATTCGACTACCAAAAAGTGTAATTATAGACACTCAGAATCAAAATAGAttatttgcatccgtagatgaaGCTACATGCGATTTGGTCTTGCAAGAGTTGCCATCTTTTAGAACTATTCAACAATTCAAAATGCCTGCTCAGGTCCGCGATATTAGGTACTCACCTAGCCATGGAATGCTTGGTTGTTTAACTGAGAACTCATTGCAGCTATTCCGTACCAATCTCCAGTGA